A window of the Mesorhizobium opportunistum WSM2075 genome harbors these coding sequences:
- the parE gene encoding DNA topoisomerase IV subunit B encodes MDDNNDLFGDLDKQPQPVRTPARPADPLVQAAAKRPAASRDGSEGYSAADIEVLEGLEPVRRRPGMYIGGTDDKAMHHLFAEVIDNSMDEAVAGHATFIDVELSADGYLSVTDNGRGIPVDPHPKFKKPALEVIMTTLHSGGKFDSKVYETSGGLHGVGVSVVNALSDHLEVEVARGRQLYRQRFSRGVPVSGLEHLGEVHNRRGTKIRFHPDEQIFGKGAAFEPARLYRMTRSKAYLFGGVEIRWTCDPSLIKEKDQTPAKAEFHFPGGLKDYLKASLGDDFQVTREIFAGKSDKQGGHGSLEWAVTWFGGDGFVNSYCNTIPTGEGGTHEAGFRNVLTRGLRAYAELVGNKRASIVTSEDVMISAAGMLSVFIREPEFVGQTKDRLATIEAIRIVETAIRDPFDHWLADNPQEASKLLEWVIARADERVRRRQEKEVSRKSAVRKLRLPGKLADCTQNAAAGAELFIVEGDSAGGSAKQARDRASQAVLPLRGKILNVASAGNDKLAANQQISDLIQALGCGTRSKYRDEDLRYDRVIIMTDADVDGAHIASLLITFFYQEMPALVRGGHLYLAVPPLYSIRQGGKVAYARDDAHKDELLRTEFTGRGKVELGRFKGLGEMMAAQLKETTMDPRKRTLLRVDVNEIDSATKDRVDELMGTKPEARFRFIQERAEFAEAEVLDI; translated from the coding sequence ATGGACGACAACAACGACCTTTTCGGCGACTTGGACAAGCAACCGCAGCCGGTCCGCACACCGGCGCGCCCGGCGGATCCGCTGGTGCAGGCGGCGGCCAAGCGGCCGGCGGCAAGCCGCGACGGTTCGGAAGGCTACAGCGCCGCCGACATCGAGGTGCTCGAAGGCTTGGAGCCGGTGCGGCGCCGGCCGGGCATGTATATCGGCGGCACCGATGACAAGGCGATGCACCATCTGTTCGCCGAGGTCATCGACAATTCGATGGACGAGGCGGTTGCCGGCCACGCCACCTTCATCGATGTCGAGCTTTCGGCCGACGGCTATCTCTCCGTCACCGACAATGGCCGCGGCATTCCGGTCGATCCACACCCGAAGTTCAAGAAGCCGGCGCTGGAAGTGATCATGACGACGCTGCATTCGGGCGGCAAGTTCGATTCCAAGGTCTACGAGACCTCAGGCGGCCTGCACGGTGTCGGCGTATCCGTGGTCAACGCGCTGTCGGATCATCTCGAGGTCGAGGTCGCGCGTGGCCGCCAGCTTTATCGGCAGAGATTCTCGCGCGGCGTCCCGGTCAGCGGCCTCGAGCATCTTGGCGAAGTCCACAACCGGCGCGGCACCAAGATCCGCTTCCACCCCGACGAGCAGATATTCGGCAAGGGCGCTGCGTTCGAGCCGGCGCGGCTTTACCGCATGACGCGCTCGAAGGCCTATCTGTTCGGTGGTGTCGAGATCCGCTGGACCTGCGATCCGTCGCTGATCAAGGAAAAGGACCAGACGCCGGCCAAGGCGGAATTCCATTTCCCCGGCGGACTAAAGGACTATCTCAAGGCATCGCTGGGCGACGATTTCCAGGTGACGCGCGAAATCTTCGCTGGCAAGAGCGACAAGCAAGGCGGCCATGGCTCGCTCGAATGGGCGGTGACCTGGTTCGGCGGCGACGGCTTCGTCAATTCCTACTGCAATACCATCCCGACCGGTGAAGGCGGCACGCACGAGGCCGGTTTCCGCAATGTGCTGACGCGGGGCCTGCGCGCCTATGCCGAGCTCGTCGGCAACAAGCGCGCCTCGATCGTCACCTCCGAAGACGTCATGATCTCGGCGGCGGGCATGCTGTCGGTGTTCATCCGCGAGCCGGAATTCGTCGGCCAGACCAAGGACAGGCTGGCGACGATCGAGGCCATTCGTATTGTCGAGACCGCGATCCGCGATCCGTTCGACCATTGGCTGGCCGACAACCCGCAGGAAGCCTCCAAGCTGCTCGAATGGGTGATCGCACGCGCCGACGAACGGGTGCGCCGGCGCCAGGAAAAGGAAGTGTCGCGCAAGAGCGCGGTGCGCAAGCTGCGCCTGCCGGGCAAGCTGGCCGACTGCACCCAGAATGCCGCCGCCGGTGCCGAACTCTTCATCGTCGAAGGTGACTCGGCCGGCGGCTCGGCCAAGCAGGCACGCGACCGCGCCAGCCAGGCGGTACTGCCGCTGCGCGGCAAAATCCTCAACGTCGCCAGCGCCGGCAACGACAAGCTGGCCGCCAATCAGCAGATATCGGACCTGATCCAGGCTCTCGGCTGCGGCACGCGATCGAAATACCGCGATGAGGATTTGCGCTACGACCGCGTCATCATCATGACCGACGCCGACGTCGACGGCGCCCACATTGCCTCGCTGCTGATCACCTTCTTCTACCAGGAGATGCCTGCGCTGGTGCGCGGTGGACACCTCTATCTGGCGGTGCCGCCGCTGTACTCGATCAGGCAGGGCGGCAAGGTCGCCTATGCCCGCGACGACGCGCACAAGGACGAGCTGCTGCGCACCGAATTCACCGGGCGCGGCAAGGTCGAGCTTGGCCGCTTCAAGGGCCTGGGCGAGATGATGGCCGCACAGCTCAAGGAGACGACGATGGACCCGAGGAAGCGCACACTTCTCAGGGTCGATGTGAACGAAATCGATTCGGCCACCAAGGACAGGGTCGATGAGCTGATGGGCACCAAGCCGGAAGCCCGCTTCCGCTTCATCCAGGAACGTGCCGAATTCGCCGAGGCGGAAGTGCTGGATATCTAG
- the cpaB gene encoding Flp pilus assembly protein CpaB, which yields MIGIAAVFGAISIFAADFWVKSQADAQEKTASIAAPAPPKIEFKTIVVANAPLRYGMELDRTKLIEIPWPQDSLPQGAFATIDGLLGEGGRVVLSPIEVNEPVLLTKLSGPNGRATLSNMLTPGMRAVTIRTDEIAGVGGFVTPGDRVDVVLTRDAGEIQEVAKNAQGAAGSTITSEIVVADAKVLSVGQGADERQTAPQIANSVTLEVTTEGAQKVALARTVGTLSLSLRSASEGGDGKNGVTTISSFGGSVASKAQATAGSLFDAMTKEPEKPKFKTVIVTRGTKAEEYQVPARDQK from the coding sequence ATGATCGGTATCGCCGCCGTTTTCGGCGCGATCTCGATCTTTGCCGCGGATTTCTGGGTCAAAAGCCAGGCCGATGCCCAGGAGAAGACGGCATCGATCGCCGCTCCGGCCCCGCCCAAGATCGAATTCAAGACCATCGTGGTGGCGAACGCTCCGTTGCGCTACGGCATGGAACTCGACCGCACGAAGCTCATCGAAATTCCCTGGCCGCAGGATTCGCTGCCGCAAGGTGCCTTTGCCACGATCGATGGATTGCTCGGCGAAGGCGGCCGCGTCGTGCTGTCGCCGATCGAGGTCAACGAGCCGGTGCTGCTGACCAAGCTGTCGGGGCCGAACGGCCGTGCGACGCTTTCCAACATGCTGACGCCCGGAATGCGGGCGGTTACCATCCGCACCGATGAGATCGCCGGTGTCGGCGGCTTCGTCACGCCGGGCGACCGCGTCGATGTCGTGCTGACGCGCGATGCCGGTGAAATCCAGGAGGTCGCCAAGAATGCGCAGGGGGCGGCCGGTTCGACCATCACTTCCGAAATCGTCGTCGCCGACGCCAAGGTGCTGAGCGTCGGCCAGGGCGCCGACGAGCGCCAGACGGCGCCGCAGATCGCCAATTCCGTGACCCTCGAGGTGACGACCGAGGGCGCCCAGAAAGTGGCGCTTGCCCGCACCGTCGGAACGCTGTCGCTGTCGCTTCGCTCAGCCAGCGAAGGCGGCGACGGCAAGAACGGCGTCACCACCATCTCCTCCTTTGGCGGATCGGTGGCGTCCAAGGCGCAGGCCACGGCCGGCTCGTTATTCGATGCCATGACCAAGGAGCCGGAGAAGCCGAAATTCAAGACGGTCATCGTGACGCGTGGCACGAAGGCCGAGGAATACCAGGTTCCGGCGCGGGACCAGAAGTAA